The Candidatus Atribacteria bacterium ADurb.Bin276 DNA segment AATTGATAACCATTATATTGGAGGTGGTTTCGGATTTTCGATTGTGAAATTAACCGATGGAAAGATAGTGGTTATTTGGATTGATGAAAGCAGTGAGGCTTATACTCAAAGGATGAGGACAGGAGCAGAATTGGTAGAATGGAATGGTTGTCCGGTTCAAGCAGTTTTGAATGAAGTGTCAACCATTTTTTACAACAACTCGGCTACCGACGAGGATAGTATGAACCAAAGGGTGAGATATCTCACCCGGGCCCCAATTGGTACCAAACTATCTCTTTCGTTCAAAAATTTGAATGATGAAAAAATAATCAAGGCAACACTGGTTGCTTATGATGATCATGGTGAATCTTTAAAAAAGACCTATCCTGCAACGATGGTTTCCGATGGATTAAGAGAATTGATCTTAGGGGTAGAGAATCCCCAGAATCCACCAGAATCGATGGTTGAGAAGAAAATACTGGATGGAAATATTGGCTACTTAAAGATCTGGGGTTTGCTCGATGCTGATTTAACGGATTCAGGTGAAATTGTTTCAACATTGGGCTTATTTAAAGTAGCTATTGAGGAATTTAATCAAAAGAAGGTTAAAGGTTTAATAATCGATATCCGTAATAATGTAGGTGGTTTAGATTCGATGGTAGCGGATATGTTAGCTTCATTTTATACCGAAAAAACCTTTTATGAATACCAAAGTTGCTACAATGTTCTTTCCGGCTCCTGGGAAATACGTCCTGATGAAACACGAGAAGTTAATCCTGCTGATCCGGGTTTATACATCGAACCAGACGAACCCTTCTTCGGTGGTCCCATAGTGGCAATTATTAATTCAAAATGTATCAGCTCAGGGGAAGGCTTGGCGATGGGAATTAAGAATTTACCCAATGGTGAGGCACTGGGCTTTTACGGAACCAATGGATCGTTTGGTTTGGTGGGGAGTGGGGCACAAATGCCCGGAGGAATTGAAATTCGTTGGCCTTATGGACAATCTCTCGATAAAAACCGGCTAGTGCAGATAGACAGCCGTGATGGAATTGGTGGAGTTGTTCCTTCGGTTCGCATCCCGATGACTCTGGAGAATGCCTTACGCATAGCTCAAGGCGAAGATGTGGAATTAGAGCAGGCTATTGAATTTATTAAGAATTTATGATTATCTGTAACCCAATCCGTTATTTTAAAGTGTTTAGTAACTTTTATTAGACGACGTGGAAATCTCATTTAGAAAAATGTTTTTAAAATAAAAAGATAAAGATTGATAGTGAGAGATTCTCACGTCGCATAAGACGCTCCTCAGAATGACGATGAGAAATTCCCCTCCAAGGAGGGGAATTGTTGAATTCATTCCCCCATTGAAGGGGTGACTAAGGGGGGGTGTGCATTTCTCATTTTTGTTTGATCACTTTTCACTGTTTCCGGTATTTAAATGATAGAAAACAATAAAGTTGGGAAAAAAATCAGCTTAGAAATTTAGGAGGTAATGATTGATATCCCATAACGCTTGCAGCTTGGCTAAATGATTGAATTCCCTCGAGTATCAGTTGCTTGGATGTACCATATGCCAGAAGTTTGCCGTGGATATCCTTAACTGTCGCTTCAGACAAACAGATGCTACGCCCGACCTTGATCTGCTTCCCTTCCACAACTAACTTTCCTTCTTTAACCGTGGCTAAATTATCTACCTTCAGGTCGATGGTAGTCAAACCCAAATTTTCCCTTAAGTCACAATAAACCGCCCAGAATGTAGCAGTGTCTATCAAGGAAGCATATACTCCACCATGTGCTCCTCCAAAAGAATTGAGGTGCCTTTTCCCCAGATCAACTTCAGCCTTACAATAGCCTGATTGTAATTCATATACTTTTACTGATAGGAGTTTTAAGTAAGGGCTTTGATTTATTATGTCCAGAATAACTTTTATATGTTCTGGGTTTATGGTTTTCATATCTAATTCGAGTCTCCTATAAATTTTTCCTATTCAAATCTTTTTTTGGTTTATTTCATCGTCCTCATGAATAGGTACATAAACAGTCCTTTTATCGACCCCTATAACCATACTTGTTTCAACAAAACTGATTGAAGCATTCTGCATTAATGAATCGATGATAAAATTCCTATAACTTATCATATCCTTTGCCACAATTTTAAGTAAATAATCATGACTTCCGGTAAGGGTATAACATTCTTGAATCTGTGGGTATTTATGAACATCTTCTAAAAAGGTATGTATGGTTTTTCTGTTAAGAGGTGATAAATTGATAAAA contains these protein-coding regions:
- a CDS encoding Peptidase family S41; protein product: MKRFMVVMIVICTLYLLTVNLLADEQQDNFQAPESEDFSSLIWSEAFDKLQAKFSREYGFTDWKKIDWPALYNQFKPRMNQSQESNDFTAYYLTLREYVHSIPDGHVHMNSLSEIDNHYIGGGFGFSIVKLTDGKIVVIWIDESSEAYTQRMRTGAELVEWNGCPVQAVLNEVSTIFYNNSATDEDSMNQRVRYLTRAPIGTKLSLSFKNLNDEKIIKATLVAYDDHGESLKKTYPATMVSDGLRELILGVENPQNPPESMVEKKILDGNIGYLKIWGLLDADLTDSGEIVSTLGLFKVAIEEFNQKKVKGLIIDIRNNVGGLDSMVADMLASFYTEKTFYEYQSCYNVLSGSWEIRPDETREVNPADPGLYIEPDEPFFGGPIVAIINSKCISSGEGLAMGIKNLPNGEALGFYGTNGSFGLVGSGAQMPGGIEIRWPYGQSLDKNRLVQIDSRDGIGGVVPSVRIPMTLENALRIAQGEDVELEQAIEFIKNL
- the lrp gene encoding Leucine-responsive regulatory protein: MAITLDHIDKAILRELQEDASISNLNLSKKIGLSPSACLARKKNLLETGVIKKFATIVDEKKLGMEVLAFVFINLSPLNRKTIHTFLEDVHKYPQIQECYTLTGSHDYLLKIVAKDMISYRNFIIDSLMQNASISFVETSMVIGVDKRTVYVPIHEDDEINQKKI
- a CDS encoding Thioesterase superfamily protein, which codes for MKTINPEHIKVILDIINQSPYLKLLSVKVYELQSGYCKAEVDLGKRHLNSFGGAHGGVYASLIDTATFWAVYCDLRENLGLTTIDLKVDNLATVKEGKLVVEGKQIKVGRSICLSEATVKDIHGKLLAYGTSKQLILEGIQSFSQAASVMGYQSLPPKFLS